The Nicotiana tomentosiformis chromosome 2, ASM39032v3, whole genome shotgun sequence genome includes the window GGAAGGATCTCAGAGAATCCATTAGTGTGTGATTTTGATATAAAAAGAAGTCTTTGATCTAGAAAGATCCGTAAGCAAAGGATTTCTTGCATTCCAAGTTTATCAAGTTATTAGAGAGAGAAAAGCGAGAGTGAGGTGAAGTTTTGTTTTCATTCAAGTCTCCTTCGCTACCTTGGCATCTTTTGTGATACACAACAAGTTTAGCCTGCTCTTAGCTATCTTCTGGTTTTTCACTTTTTCCTCTCTTTTGTTTTTggcttttattttgttttgttttgtttttggttgttattatatatttttattgtttttctttgttGGCAAAGGGCGTCGTTAAACTTTTTAATATGACTCCGGGGTTTCTCGGAAAAATCGGATCAAACACTTCGGATATGTTTCTATATCACACTACAGTTGCTATATTTACGCTTTCTGGCTTCCTTTAATTATAACaatgaaaatgaaaatgaaaataataagaaaagaaaaggttTTACTGTAGTATATGATTTTATTAACTTGCCATCTCCACTTCGATTTGCTAAGCCATTAATGGCTTGCAGCTTCTCTAAAATCGGTAAATGAAACTTCGTTGAATGCCACATatcctttctttatttttctctgtCTATAATCATTTATTGATTAATTTATGCTCTACTTGCATTGATTTAGTATATTTATGAGTGCGAACACCCATATATTCTCTTCCATTTATAATCAGTTTTAGTTCTTTAAAAACTTTTTATGTGTTTTCTGGGATTGATGTGTACACAATATTTAGGAACTGAAGGATGTCGTCGTCAAATTCTCCGTGTGCAGCGTGCAAATTCTTACGCCGAAAATGCACCCAAGAGTGTGTTTTTGCACCGTATTTTCCACCAGATCAGCCTCAGAAATTCGCCAATGTCCACAAAGTCTTCGGTGCCAGTAACGTGGCTAAATTACTCAACGAACTCAATGCTGCTCAAAGGGAAGATGCGGTGAATTCCCTTGCCTATGAGGCTGACTATCGCCTGCGCGACCCAGTATATGGTTGTGTTGGCCTTATTTCATTGCTTCAACATAAGCTTAGGCAAGTTCAAGATGATTTACTGAATGCGAAAAAGGAATTAGCTACCTACATTGGGCCATCAGCAATGCTACCAATTCTTCAACCTCAAGGGTTTCTCCAACCGCATCATATGAATAATCCCTCTTCTAGTACGATGATGCCTTTTAATATGAACCCAATGTTAGGAATGCCAACTGGGGTCCCACATGGTGGTCAATTGATGATTCGTGACCCTCAGCAGCAGCAGCAAACAATTGAAGCTCAGCAATTAGCAGCAGCAATGGCTGCAAGGGAACAACAGGAGATGCTTCGGAATTATGAGctgcaacagcaacaacaacagcagcagcagCATCCTTCTCAGCAACAAGATATTGTAAGGTTTAACAGTGGGTTTGACGAAACAGGCTCAGTGACTGCTACTGGATTTCACCAAATGAGTTCTTCACCCATATCAGCTTCGTTGGCTTTGGGCTCCTATGAGAATAATCCTTATAATCTGATTCAGCAGCCGCAACAGGAGCAAAATAATCCTCATCATCACCAGCAGATTCATCTTCAGCCACAGCTGTTGCTGCAGCAACCACAGCAACAGACACCGCAGCAACCAGAGACCCCGAGGCAGCAACAGAGAGCCAAAAGCGAAGAGGAGGGAAGGAGCGTCGGTCCTTCATGTTGATGTCTTCAGTACTGTGCTGACAAAGCTTTATTAAATACATTTTTGATCTTGGTAAGTCTCTCCTTTTCTTTCTCTAGTTCCCTTGCATTTTCCTACCTTAAATATATGCTTAATAAGTCCTTTTGTGGATTGAGATTTCTAAACACATGGTTGTCTTGCATTTATGTATGAAAAGTTTTCATCCCTTCTTTGTCATTAATTGTTGGTTTCTTTTTTTAGTCAGTTAAAGCAAATATTAAATAAATGATTGTCATTTCATAGCCAAATAGTGAAATATCTTGAATAGCTTGACATATTATTGGTTAATTTATGTGTTCTGGACCAGTGCGAATTTGGTAGTCTGTGAAATAAAGCTGAAGTTGAAACTGCCCCCGGTAATGGGTAAGAGAGGGGTTGTTGTGGGTCGGCAGCCAAACAATAGATTATCCAACAATATATCCTGAAGAAAATATTGGATCCTGATATAATTATGAAATGCAAATGTAGCAGCATCCACATTAGACTGGATCATATTTgatactttttctttattttctggaGGGATTAGTGGTTCTACTCTTTTATTttggtagtttttttttttttgtttgcttTAAAAGTGATTCTATGAAGCTATAGTTGCAATTTTTGCTTTCACTGATACAATAAAAGGTGGGGGAAATGGAGAGCTAAATAAAACAAGTCAGTTCAAGCTTTGTTTACTAGGTCTtgcttttctctttgttttttaACATGTACACATAAATTTCTGCTAGGAGGAAAATCTTATAGTCATTTGCCTaacaaattcaaagttcattttTTTGTTGGGCAGCAAAGTTTGTTTAAGTTTTGTCTTTCTCCTTGTGAATTTTATACTTTTTGTTTTATTTGCATTGTGTTGTATGTTAGTTATTTGTTGCAACAATTCTTCGAGGATATAGTGACTAGCTATTACTAGTATTATAAACGGAAGCTGGGTAATAACCTTCTCTAACCTTTCTTTGTCTATGCCTTTTAACTGCAGCAAATTGATGCCATATACCAGCGTATAAAAAGAGAGACATGAGATAGAAGAAGGGAGATTATGATGTACAAAGAGACATGAGAGATAGTAGCAGAGAGAAATGAGTATTTTCAACTTGAACGTTAAAGTTTGTAGGTATCAGTTCTTTTTTAGACTTTATTTCCTACTCCAAAATTTCTATTCGTCAAGACCCTTTTTGAGTTTTGAAGAACACAGTTTATTCCTGGAAAGGTACATTTTATTAAATGTTGGAGTAGCATTAATTCCAAAAACAGTGTTGTCTTTCGTTTGAATATAGATGCTTCATGCTTGCTTTAATTAATTGTCTCGCTGTCATATAGTCATGTAGAGTAATACATACAGTTTATATGTGAAACTGTGTTCCTTAATAAGTGGTAAtaaactcaattcttttcactcGGAAAGACAAATAGTTATTGAAAAGGAAACTGTCAACTGTGTTAAGTTTCATAAACAATGCAGTCGACGTAGAGGCTCAAACACATTTATCtttcttctatatatatataagtgatCAACACAAAGAATGGTAGATTCATATGAGTACATCAGCGTTTAGTTGTTCAATTTATGAGATAGATTCAGATGCATCCTTGTATCTGAGATCGTTGACCATGACTTCTTTATATCTTTACTactgaaatttgaaatttaataTTTGCTGTTATAGTTTTCAGAGCTTTCGTGGAATATAGAAGTAATATGGAATATTTTATCACAGTTGGGCTCATAGATTTCATGAAATAGCTTTGATGGCCATGTGCTATTTGACTTATATAATATATGGATTCTAGGGTAAATTAAACTAGTTAGACAAGTGGGAACATTGAGAAATGAAAATCTAAAAAACTATATAATAATAGAATAATTTTTTGGTCACCTGCACGTGGCCCCTATTTCATATTTGGAAGAAGGTAAGAGGTAGCTGTCATGTAGTATTAGGTGATTTTGTGCTTATGGTTTGAGGGAAATTTTCAAAGTTATCCAGCCTCCAAAGTCCTTACCTAACCAATCAGGGTTTTACTCAACCCCTTTGGGAAGCATATCCCTTACCTGATTGTGGAATTGAGCAACTGTTGTTTTACATACTGCTTCCATTGAATGACATCTGATCTTGATTTTGATAAAACCTCAGTAGAAGACGTACGAGGGTCCACAAAAGAGGTGAATATATGGTTAAGTCGATGTTAACGAAGAACCTTACTAGGGTTTGACAtgttatgattttcttgaaaGAGATGAATTATCTTCAAGAATACAAACATATGAGCATGGCAAACACGAGCACAATGAGCGCAACCTTCGTGCTTAGTTATTATAGAGCGTAGTGGCCGCGAGTAATAAGCCAAAAAAAGATAAGATATTGAGCCTATTTGGATTAGCTGAATGTAAATAGTTGATAagctaataattttttttaagtgTTAGAAATTGATTTTTCAAATAAGTATTTATGCATTTGGATAGAAATATAAAATTGCTTGATGTGTTTGGTAGAAAAAGAATGCTGAGCTGTTCTTTTGTTAGACCGACTAAAATACTCTTAAAAAATTTACgaaagattataaattaaaaggTTTCTTCAttaaaaagaagaagatgaacaATGAATATTAAATAAagagaaagttagaaaatttgtttgggaaaaagtattttgtAGATCGAAAATATTATTAAAGATAAATCGGTCAAACAAAAAGTATTGAATTACAAGTTGAAAGCCATAAGTTTGAGGTGAGGTGATCAACTTATGATTTATTGTTGATTTTAGTTTATAAATACTTAGATTTACAAGCACTTTTAATGTTTATCAaacacataaaaaataaaaatacttatAAGCCATTTTAATTAGCTTCTTTAACAACACCCTCATTGTCAAGTAATATTCAGGCCTCTAATATTGAGTAGCATGTTTGGCACTGCCGAAATTTTGGAATTGTTCAAAGGTTTGGTGCTTGGCATATTTGGCACCGCCGAAATATTTCCTCGCGTTGCTATTAAACATAGGTTCCAAGTTTGTACTTTTTCGGAATGTGACATCACTAAGATCAGCCTATCAGGAAATTGAATTTGATTTGTTACTCTTAGCATTAAAAATGATAGCTTGTCTTCTGTACAACAGTGATAGGTTATCCGTATAGCTTCTGTAGAAAAATTGCACGGTGAGGTCAGAAAAGGGGTATTCTTTGTTGTGAATAGTTTGGGAGAGTGGATGCCCCTGACACCCATTTCTCTTGCTATTATTTCTTTACTGTTTGATAGAACGAAAGTTCACTTTTTAAGTTTATAAAGTCTTGTAGTGTAACGGGTAAAGACACACAAATATAAAACAAAGAAAAGAGTTATCTCATCTCTTATCTTACCTTTGTTCTTGTTACTTTATTTTGctatattacttttattttataacacgttattcCTTCTTTGCTTATATCGGATTCATACTACTATCACTTTATCAATTGGTATATTTCTTTTAAAAGTTGTTTTTGGTACTGCCGCTTTGTATCTGTATAGGTGGAATCTTTTCCTTTTGACTTACTTATAGTATGCTTTGTATTACGTTAGAGGAAAGATGAATGTTATATAATTCACAGATCTAATATGGTTTCTTAGTGCCTTAATTCTTTCAGTTTATGATATAAAAACATAACAGAAACTTGACATACATAGCTCCAAACTTATGTGTTCATTTATTGTACAAATGTATGCCATGCTTTCAATTTTATTACGTAATTCTCTACCCATGCATGCTTATATGCTTTTACATTATGACTCCATATTTTTGGCTTATCTAAAGAACTAGCATGATCATATACTATCTAATTCTTAATAACTGGTTGTTGATCGTGAATAAGTATTATTAATAAAGATTAAGGATATGATGGTACTGTTAATCTCATCCTCGCTGCTTTATGGTATTTGTTTCATTACATCATTAACCTTTTCCTAACTTGAGTTATTTTCTTTGATCGTTTTTATTATGTCGAATTTATCAAAGCTTGAATTTGTGGCACTTGACATTTTCGGAAAGAActatttatcatgggttctcgaTATTGAAATTCACTTAGACGCTAAAGGACTTGGTGATACCATTACTCAAGGTAATACGGCCAAGTCAAGACAAAGCGAAGGTTATGATTTTCCTTCGTCATCATCTGGATGAAGGATTGAAGGTTGAATATCTGACAGTAAAAGATCCACTTGAATTGTGGACTGGCTTGAAGGAAATGTATGACCACTTTAAGGTAACGGTATTGCCAAGGGCTCGTTATGAATGGATACACTTATAGTTGCAAAATTTTAAGACCGTAAGCGAGTACAAATTTGATGTATTTAGAATAACTTCCCAATTAAAATTATGTGGGGAAACTATAAACAATGAAGATTTGTTGGAAAAGACTCTTACGATTTTTCATGCCTCAAATATGGTGTTACAACAACAATACCGTGAAAGGAGTTTCAGAAAATATTCTGGGTTGATCTCATGCCTTCTGGTGGCTGAGCAACATAATACTCTTTTGATGAAAATCAAGAGGCCCGCCCCGCTGGATCTTCTCCATTTGTGGAAGTGAATGTGCTAGCAGCACGTGATAAgtttgaaagaaaataaaataattatcagGGCCATATGAATGTATGTGGCATGGCAAAGGACGATATAATAATCGTCATCGTAGTGGTCTTTATAAACGGGAGAATAATATGGGTTCTAAAATAATCCTTCAAGAGGCAAAGACAGTAATTGTCATCGATGTGGTATGAAAGGCCACTAGAAACATGAATCTCGTGCGCTTGAATATATTGCCATGCTTGATCAAAACTCCACCAAAAGAAAGGCTAATAATGTTAGAGCCTCTTCTATTAGTGCCCCAGTGGAATCGCACTTGACCTTTCGTAATGATGCTGAGGCGAGGCCTTCAAATAAATATGATGATAATGCCGAGGCAAATCATGCTTTTAAAGGTGATGATTTTGAAGACCTCGATGATATTACTCATTTGAAAATTGGAGACTTCTTAGGGGATCAAAACTAAAGTTTGTTCATTTTACTGTGAATCCAATTATGTTGTTGCTTTTTATTTAcgtattattattttctttaagttatttttaattttcaagtACCTTAAGTTATCTTATAGTGTTGTTAGGTTTTCGTATTTTTTATAATGTATTTTTttatgaagaaaataaatttccaTTCTTCAGTTGGATCCAACATGAGTAATGAAGATATATGTCTTCTAGATAGTACTACCACTCACACTATACTAAGAGTAAAGAAgtatttctcttatttggttaTGAAAAAAGGCCTATGTGAATACAATATtaggtagtacaaaattaattgaaggttcTGGAAGAGCGGCTTTATTAGTACCTGGTGCAATAATATTGGCTATAAATAATGCgttatattgtagtaagtctcaacgaaactagttgagttttaaaagtATTCGCCAAAATGGCTACCGCGTTGAGACTGCCAATGAAGGAAATGTTGAAtacctttatattactacaataaaagCGAAAAAAAATGTTTACCTGAAAAGTTACCCGCATTTTTCTCTGgcttgtactacacaagtattagTGCGGTTGAATCACATGTCATAGTAAACAAGAAGTTTACTGGTTCTAATAATTTTATCATTTGGCATGACCAGTTGGGCCATCCCGGTTCTAATATGATgcgcaaaataaataaaaattcacaTGGACACACATCGAAGAATCAAACAATTCTTTAATctaaagaattctcttgtgtttcGTGTTCTCAAGAAAAGTCGGTTAATAGACCATCAACATATAAAGTTGGGATTAAATCTCCAACATTTATGGAACGTATAGAGGGTGATATATGTGGACCCATATACCATCCATGTGGACCATTCAAGTATTATATGATTCTATTATATGCATCTACTAGATGATCACACGTGTGCTTGTTATCAACTCGCAATATAGAATTTGCGACATTGTTGGCTcaaataataaagttaagagcataattttcataTTATGCAATTAAAAAAATTCGCCTTGATAATACTGGTGAGTTTACATCTCAGTCTTTTAATGACTATTGTATATCAACAgggataacaattgagcatccggttgctcatgttcacactcaaaatagTCTAGTAGAATCATTGATCAAATTTCTCCAATTGACTGCCagaccaatgcttatgagaacaaactTTTCATTTCAGTGTGGGGTCATGCTATTTTGCATGCAACAACACTTGTGCGAATAATgcccacaagttatcataaagtctcctCATTACAATTAGCTTTTTgtcaggagccaaatattttcCATCTTAGAGTTTTTGGTTGTACGGTATATGTTTCAATTGCTACACCACAATTCACAAAGATGGATCTCCAAAGAATGTTGAggatatatgttgggtatgaatcttcttctattataaaatatttgaaacctaTGATTGGAGGTTTATTTATTGTAAGATTTGCTGATTGCCATTTTGATGAATTAGTATACACAACATTAGGGAGAAAATAAATAACTCAAAAAGGAGAGAGATTAGAATGCATAATCACTATCTCATTCATATCCTCGAACAAATCAGTGTGAACAAGAAGTTCAAAAGATGATttattttcaaaatgttgcaaaTCAACTGCCAGATATACTCACTGACCTAAcaagggtgactaagtcacaAAATTCAGGTGCTAATGCTCCAATTTGAGTTGATGTCACGATAATATAATTAATCAATATAAAGGAGTCTAAGCCATGCTTGAAACGTGGTGGACCAATCAATTCTAAAGGTAAAAATCCTCAAAGAAGGaaatgagcaaatgatcaaagtgATCATAATACAAATGTAGTGCCTCAGGAAGAGTCCCGAGACATAACAAATAATAAGACCTCAGGGAAGGTCCAGGTATATGAAAATAATGAGAATGAAGATATCTCAATAAGTTATATCTCTATGGGAAAAAGGTAGAAACGAAATGATATTTTTGCCTATAATGTTGTTGAAATAATGCAATCAAATGAGGATTTCGAACCAAAATCTGTCgatgaatgtagacagagaaatgattgATCATAATGGAAAGAAGCTATCCGGGCAGTAGGGTATAAACTGAAGGTATAAAGCCAGTAGGGTACAACTGGATTTTTGTAcgaaaataaaatgacaaaaatgaagtcGTTAGATATAAAGCGCGATTTGTGGCACAAGGGTTTTTGCAAAGGCCTATTattgattatatggagacatattctcctgtggTTGATGCTATCACCTTCAGGTATCTCATAAATATGGCAATGTATAAAAAACTTGATAGGCATCTAATGGATGTTGTCACAACCTATTTTTATGGATCATTAGACTATcaaatattttatgaaaatacTTGAGGGATTTAAAGTTCCTGAAGCATATAAAATTTTTTGTGACACTTGTTCAATAAAGGTTCAGAAATctttatacggattgaaacaatcaggtcATATGTGGTACAATCTCCTGAGTGAATACATGTTGAAAGACTGGAACAAGAATGATCCAATTTGTCCCTGTATCTTTATAAAAAGGCGGCCTGGATCTGAATTAGTTATAATtgttgtgtatgttgatgatttaaatattattGGAACTCGTGGGGAGCTTCCGAAAGCAGTAGACTGCTTGAAGAAAAAatttaagatgaaatatcttGGAAAGACAAGATTTTGCCTTGGTCTACatattgagtatatgaaagatggaatatTTGTTGATCAATCAACATACACCGAAAAGATCTTAAAACAATTCTATATGGATAAATCACATCCATTGAATACCCCGATAGTTGAGAAATCACTTGATATAAAGAAAGATCCATTCCAACCTCATGAAAAtgatgaagagcttcttggtgtCGAATGTCATGTCTTAGTGCAATTGGGGTATTAATGTATCTTGCCAATAATTCTCGTCCATATATAGCTTTCTCAGTAAGATTGTTAGCAAGATTTACTTCTTTTCCATTACAATGACACCAAAACGATATTAAGCATATATTCAGATACCTTCGAGGGACCATTGATTTGGATTTATTTTATTCAAGTGAATTCAAATCAACATTAATTGATTATGTAGATGCATGATATTTATCTGATCTATATAAAGGTCAATCTTAAATAAGCTATTTATTTACAGGTGGAGGTACAACCATATCATGGCGTTCAACGAAATAAACTATGGTTGCTAGTTCTTCAAATCATGTGGAGATAATAACCATCACTAAGTAAGTTGAGAATGTGTTTGATTGAGATCGATAACTCAACATATTCAGAAAATATGTGGTCTTTCTTCAAAAGAGAATATTTCAATAATATTAtagaagacaatgttgcatgcatagctcAACTGAAAGGAGGATACATAAAAGGAAATAGAACAAACACATTTCACCGAAATTCTTTTTTACTcttgatcttcaaaagaatggtgaaaaAAGATGTTCAACAAGTTCGTTAAAGTGATAATTTGAAGGATCTTGTAAAGCCCCCTAAGTTTTTTAAGACGATTGAGTCTAATTCAACATTAAGAGAATAATTAGTGAGACCTCGAAGTACGTACGGACCCATACGAGGGTAGTGTGGTTATTGGGATACTTGAGCATAAGGTCATAAGGgttggaggtccctaggttgaatGGATAAATGCATGCCTTGGAGGGTTTAACAAATAAACGAGGAAGATAATTCTTGTAGCTAGGAGTAGCTAGGATGCGTAGCTAAAACCAGGAAGAAGAGAAGAGAAAAAGGAGAAGTTTCAGTTGTGCGTAGCTAGGGAGCGTAGCTACACTGTCATACATAGCTGAAATCAGCGAGAAAACAGTAAGAGCTTCTGATCCATAGCTAGAGTGTGTAGCTACGCACAACTCCTATGCACCATATTTTCTATAGAGGCAGGAGAGAGGATTTGAGCAAGGTTTTTGAAGCTTTGATATTTTAGAGACAGAAAGGATCAACCCCTACATCTAATACACTTCAAGGTATGATTTATTGGTACATCTATGATTTTATAACATACTTATATATTAGAACTAATACGTATATGGATCCAGTCCATATGAATTTACTTGAATCTTGAAGAATCACTAAGAATACCAAAGAAGAGATTTTCTAGGATTTCCTTCAAAAGGTAAATTCTTCTACTCTAACCTCATTTATGAGATATAAATGAGTGTATATATAGTATTCATAATATTAAGAAGTAGTTTATTATGAGTAATTATGAAACCCTAGTTGGATATTGATGGTTGGTAATTGAGGAATACATGAATAATGACTTGGGGGTATTAAATGATGATTGTTTAGTTGTTTATAACCCTAATAGACTATAAAGTACtataaatgagatttttaagagtGGATGAACACATTTGGTAGGAAAGATTTACCCTAAGTACATATAGTCAAGAGTAAAGACCTAAATAGGTATTGTTAAGTAACTCTTGACTCATGTTGGATATATTTGTGTGGATTGTAATTAGTTGAAGACCTTGGATACTTGTCGTAAACTTTTGGGAGCATATTGAGATATGTTGAAGCCTACTACTTCATGGAGTTTTTCCTCCTAAACGCATATCGTAAAATGGTTTAGAACTTAACTTCTAATTCTGGATCCTAGCTTGTGGGGATGAGCGGGTTTGGATTGCATTAAAATATTTAAGTGTCATTCAtgatttattttttataaaaatataaagagaaatatttttgaaatatcttTACATgttggtggtacttgttgaactaaaagataaattctcattttattaatttcttttaacatgaaattgaagaaggtttttatttgatttttgttCAAATGGTTGAATCGGTTATGAACACTGTAATTTAATTTGAAATAAATTTATTTGAGTCTTATAAGCTATGAGTCTATTTTAGAAAAGTCAAATGTTTTGAAAGTTACTTGTGGAGATTACCGAGATTAGTTCGAATTTTTAATTTGTTACCATAGAACTACACGTATCGATGTAGGGACATATTTCAAGGTATAGCCAAAGTTTGTGGGATAAAGTACCCTAATTTGTGGTCAAATGATCATTACTAAATGTAATGAGGTTAAGTCGACTCGTACGGTACTACAGAAAGCTTCCTGGACAAGTAGGGTCAAATACTTGTGGTTAGATTAATCACCTAGTGTTGTTTCTATTATGCCGGTGTCGGTATAGTGCTCCCGCTAAAGGTAAAATCTCACATGATTTTGGTTGAACTTAAAGGCTAAAGGAGCTGACtttgaaatatatttttcattattATTTCATCTCCTTGTTTAACTTATAAATGCTATTAATGCTTCATTGTATATCAATGCTTTGCATATCTCTTGATCTTCTTTTCCTATCTTATCCCACTCTTTGGGGAAACAATTCATGATTCATACTAGGCATGTGAAGCTTAGGCCCTTTGACCAAATTTCCATTTATGTTTTCAGGCACTAGTCCTATACAATGCGAGCCCCATGGATAGGACAACTTCACATCTCCAGTTGATACTTTTGGTGAGGCTCTACTCTTACTATCATggagcaatatttattttatgctttTGGGTCACCGAGGCTTGTAGCTGTCGATTATATTTATTATGTGTCATAGAGATGCCACAGACAATATTAGTTTATTCTTTTAGGCTGTAAGATATGATTACTCATATGGCATGCATGAAAGAACAATTATATTTATGTCTTTTGTTTAATGAAAAGAATTATTTTAAACGTTAAGTTTCATGCATGGATTTTATTGTTTAAAATGTTTACTGAATGCATATAAGAGAGGATTTACATTGGGGTTTGGTTCACTGGGGTCGGGTAGTGTGTCGAGTGCCGGTCACGTAgatcttgggtcgtgacaaacttggtatcagagcactaggttctaagTCGAGTCCTAGAATGTCTATGGAAtcatgtctagtagagttctCTTTATCAGTGTcttgtgcaccacatttatatCGAGAAGGCTACATGGACATTATAGAAATGTTTCGTTCTTTCTCCCTATTCTAGATCATGCAGTAGAGCTTGAATCTAAAAGGTTTCTTAACTCATGCGTTATCTCGATTCGTAGAACATGGTGAACACA containing:
- the LOC104120108 gene encoding LOB domain-containing protein 36-like, with the translated sequence MSSSNSPCAACKFLRRKCTQECVFAPYFPPDQPQKFANVHKVFGASNVAKLLNELNAAQREDAVNSLAYEADYRLRDPVYGCVGLISLLQHKLRQVQDDLLNAKKELATYIGPSAMLPILQPQGFLQPHHMNNPSSSTMMPFNMNPMLGMPTGVPHGGQLMIRDPQQQQQTIEAQQLAAAMAAREQQEMLRNYELQQQQQQQQQHPSQQQDIVRFNSGFDETGSVTATGFHQMSSSPISASLALGSYENNPYNLIQQPQQEQNNPHHHQQIHLQPQLLLQQPQQQTPQQPETPRQQQRAKSEEEGRSVGPSC